Genomic segment of Actinomycetota bacterium:
GCTGGCTTCACCAACATCGTGATCACGTCGACGGCGGCCGAGCAGAAGGGGCTTGTCTGCACTGTCACGGGTCAGACAATCAATTGCGTCGCGCCCTCGACCCCCTACTTTGTAAGCGGGAATGCACTAGACCCGATCACCTTGAAGTTCACGGCCAACGCCCCCGCCACCCCGGGGACCTACACCAACACGGCAGTTGTCGACCCCGACGGGTTGGTCACTGAAAGCAACGAAGGGAACAACACCGCCACCGCGGCGGTGACCGTCGGCGCCACCCTGGACACCAACAAGACCTGCACGGCCGACCAGCCGTTCAACGGTGGAGTTGCTCCCGGAGGCACCGCAACCTGCGTCGTCACGGTCAAGAACACCAGCACGATCGACGCCAAAAACGTGGTCATGACGGACAATCTCCCGGCAGGCACCACGCTCGTCCCCGGCTCGGTCGCCACCCCGGCCCCGCTGGCACCCGGAACGCAATCGTTTGAGATCTGCACTAGCAATCCCAACCAGGTTCAGTGCACTGACGGCACTCTGCCTGCCGGAGCCACCGACTCCGTCCAGTTCCGGGTGACGGTGACGACGGCCGCCCAGCCGGGTCAGGTGTTCACCAACACGGCCACGGCCACGGCGAGCAACGCCGGAGCTGACACCGCCACCGCTCCGATCGGGGTGGCGCAGTGCACGATCGACCGCCGCACCGCGACGAGCGGACGGTCCATCACCGGGACCTCCGGTTCCGATGTGATCTGCGGAACCCGGTACGCCGACTCGATCAACGGGCTCGGCGGCAACGACCTGATCTTCGGGTTCGGCGGCAACGACGCGATCAATGGTGGATACGGTGACGACATCATCTTCGGCGGCACCGGCAGCGACGCCATCCGCGGCTATTACGGCAACGACAAGCTCTACGGAGAGTCGGGCAACGACTCGCTGTACGGCCAGGTCGGCAACGACTTCACCGACGGCGGGACGAACACCGACTCCTGCTACGCCGAGCAGGAAGTGAACTGCGAAGCCTGATCTCAGAGGTAGCGACGATTGCGGAGGGCGCCCTTAGGGGCGCCCTCCGTTGTTTATGGGGGACTTAAGTCATGTTGCCGCTGTCCGCTACCGTGATAGTTGTGGCCATAGTCGAAAGTGTCCGTGTGGTTTGACGTCTGGCGGCATGACGGGTACGTTTCGTAGGGCCTTTCCGGCGCCTTTACGGGATATCTAGGAGGATTTGATGCTTCATGCCTTGCAAGCAGGTTGTCGCCGACTCGGCACGGTCGCCGCGTTGGGGGCATTGGTAGCGGGTCTGCTGGTCGTGTCCGCGCCCGCGGCTATGTCGGATCACGGGGGTAGCCTCGAGGAGCCGCTGAATGTCGTAAAGGCATGTCCGGACGCGGTGAACGCGGGCGAGGAGTTTGACTGCACCATCACCATCACGAACACCTCGCCCTTCGGGGGGGAGTTCCCCGCCCCGATCACCGATATTACGGTCGAGGACGAGACGGAGCCCAACAACACGGTTCGGGTCATTGGGGCGGCCGGGCAGAGTCCCGGCACCACCTGCCAGGCAACTGACGGGAATTCAGAGAGCGACGTCCCCGACGTCACCTGCCAGATCGAGCAATTGGACGAACAAGACCAGGAAGTCATCACCATCACCTTCCAGGCTCGTCCCGACGCCTGCGGTGAGGCGCAGACCACCGACGTGACCAACACCGCCTCCGCCAACGGAACCTATTTCACCGGCCCGGTCGAAGACGAAGACAGCGAAGTGATCACCATCACCTGTGAGGCGGACCTCGTGCTCGACAAGGAGTGCCAGAACGCCACGGCCGACAGGGGAACCGGCCCAGAGGGGCGGATCCGCGTGGCTCCCGGCGACAGGATCCGCTGCACCCTCACCGTCTTCAACGAGGGTCCGTCCGCCGCCTTCGACGTTGTGCTGACGGACAACATCCCGGAGATCGCCGAGATCGATCCGGCGTCTGTGCAGTCAGATCCCTCGGCGGAGGAT
This window contains:
- a CDS encoding CARDB domain-containing protein, translating into AGFTNIVITSTAAEQKGLVCTVTGQTINCVAPSTPYFVSGNALDPITLKFTANAPATPGTYTNTAVVDPDGLVTESNEGNNTATAAVTVGATLDTNKTCTADQPFNGGVAPGGTATCVVTVKNTSTIDAKNVVMTDNLPAGTTLVPGSVATPAPLAPGTQSFEICTSNPNQVQCTDGTLPAGATDSVQFRVTVTTAAQPGQVFTNTATATASNAGADTATAPIGVAQCTIDRRTATSGRSITGTSGSDVICGTRYADSINGLGGNDLIFGFGGNDAINGGYGDDIIFGGTGSDAIRGYYGNDKLYGESGNDSLYGQVGNDFTDGGTNTDSCYAEQEVNCEA